Part of the Triticum urartu cultivar G1812 chromosome 2, Tu2.1, whole genome shotgun sequence genome, CCACTGCCCCATTCTCCGCCCTGATCCGCCACTGCCATTAAGGGGGAGGAGGCGTGCAATGCCCTTGACGCCCTCAAGCCAAGAAGGCAGATCTGATGTCTCCTCAATGTTTCCAAATTCAAATATTCAAATTCAAACACAACATATGACCCAAATGAAGTAAAACTACAAATAAAAGATAAAAGCACAACAATTAGTACTATGAAGTGCCCACAAGTACTTAAGAGGATCATCTTGAAGTTGTGACGAGTTTCTCGGTTCTCGATCATCTGATGGACCGCATCTATGAATCATGTTGCATAATGTTCCAGCTCCACATGACCAATTTTCTGACAAACCTATGGAGCAACGAACCGATCGACAACTCACATGGTGGCCACCATGTTTACATAACATCAGCATACACACCAATGTATCAACCTTAGTCGACGCCATTGTAGTACATTGAACGATGCAAAGCCGATCGTGCCACCAGATAAAGGGCTTATTTCTCTTTGACCTCAGGCCCTAAAACTCTTGAAATGTCCCATGAGTGATCTAGACGTGGAGGAAAACCAATCGAAGTCGAAACAAAGACCTGCATTAAAAGGAGTTGGAGAGAGGAAGCGAAATCATCGCCGTGATGCAAAATCTACAAGTTTCTTTTTAGTATTTGTATTTTTTTGAGGGTAAAAAAAAGGTGATGGAACCTAGAGGCTTCCTTTCTCTTTCCATTTGTCTGTGGTTATAAAAAGTGAAATTTTCTTTTGAGAGAAAAAAAGTGAAGGTTGGGAGCAAAGTACTAGTTAGTAGTACTCACTAACCTCTAGTTTTTTTTGACGGAACAATCCTCTAGTTTTTTTTGTGAGACATCAGTATCCTccatttttgttttttttgagtAACCATCAGTATCCTCTCCAGTGGAGCCGATGGATGCGGCCGGATCTTCTGGGCCGGGCCGTATCCTACTACTGCCAGGTGATGCTAAAAAAAAGGCCTGAGGCGGCGGCGAGTATAGCGATCTCAACAGTCAACACCCCCATCCCCACCACCACAATAACCACGGCGTCGGACGGCGGTGGGGGAGACGTGGTGGAGGGGAGGCCTTGTCCGGTAAGCCCTCCGCCATCCAAAATCCACAAGCTGGGCGGTTCGGGTACGAGTTCAATTGACGCTGAGGATCAGACTGAGGCCATGGCTGCCAGGGACGGCAAGATCGGCGAGCGGGTGGATTCGGATGAGGTACGCGGTGAGCATGAGATCACCGAATTCAAGTGTGGCGAGGTTGTGCACGAGGAGCTTCAGAAGGACAAGATGAACGCAGGTAAATCAAATCAGCAGATCGAGAACAAGACGACCCCGGGGGAGGGGAGGTGGAGATGGACCTAGGCAAATCAAACTCGATCGTCTCCGAGCAGGAGATCAAGGACCTCTGTGCGCAGATGGAAGAGATGGTCGCTTTTATGAATTACAGGATCATACCATCAGCCCCACTTAACTGcagcagcaccaccaccaccaaggaGACGCCAAAAGATGAGGAAGACAAGGTGCCGCAGTCGGGGATCGACGGCATCTTACAGCGGCTAGCTGATATGCGGCGTGACATGTCCAAGCTCAAATCGGAACTGGCCCCTTTCCGGCACAAGTACCCTTATGAGAAGGTGCTGACTTCTTcagaggagagggagaagaggctCAAGTTCAGGCAGGAGTATGAGAAGATGGATAATAAGGAGAAGGCAAGGAGGGAGATGGAGTTCGACGTGAGTGACTTCGAGGGCTACTGTCAAGGCTTGACATCTTTAGTTGAACACTTTGAATTCACGAGTAAGATATGGCCAACACTCCTTGACTCCTATATAATTAATCACACAGCAGTGTTTGTTTGTTCCTTCTCTAATTGCCAACCAGCAGATTCCCTCCTTCCTTGTAGCAAGTACCGATTCATGGTTTATTAGGATCGATGTACGCTAACTTATTTTTGTTGACAAAACTGTGCAGCCCTAGTGAGCCCCATGCACTTTACACACTGCACGCCCAGACAGATGGCACACCATCTTGCTACCTACGGGACTACCTTGCAGATCTTTTCTTTCAAAATTGCCAACATCGATTTGGACCTGAGATGGCCACTCCTGGAATGGCCACTTAAAGTGTACGGCGTCGTCGCCGCACGAGACAATGTGGATCGTAGACGCAATATTCTCTTTTTGAGGGAAAGGGGGAACTTCCAAGAGATCACCCAAGATGTAAGCGCCTGCCGTGTTGTATTAAATTTGCTTTTATCTCCTCATTGTCTCATACGTCTTAGTTTGTTGATCCATTGGTTCGGTTGCAATTAAGCATGTGTAATGATGATGCCTGCAGAAACCCTTCTTGAGCTTGACTGGCCCAACTCGTGCAATTTTGGCTAAGGACCCTGTTAACCTCGAAGTCCAACTAAAACTTAAAGGCCCAACAGAGCCTGAAGACAGAGTGTTGATCACTAAACGATGCCAGTACAGTGGCTATCATACCGATAATGGTTTATACGCTCTTACCTTGAAGAACTGTCTTTGCACAATAGAGTTAAGCCTTCAACAACTATACCGTCAATCAGTCCAAGCAACTTTTTTGCGTGTTGGTGGCTTTGTTAAAGGCAGTACAACCCCTTTCATTCATGGAGGCCGAGTTGCTTGCTCCTCACCACCCGACGAAGTCCTAGTCATGGATAGCCAAGGCATAGTCACGGAAGTTATTGATCGTCCGTCAACCCATGTTGTGTTGCTCAATTCTCATGACTGTGATGGTGGGAATATTCCAATTGGCGAAGAAGACGGATACCTTGATCTGTCAAGGCATGTAGTTTCCGTTGAACTAAAGCCTGTGAGGCAGTATTCCGAAGAATTGGAGGAAACCCTGAAAGTTGTCATACAAGCCTACTCAGAGTCT contains:
- the LOC125535433 gene encoding uncharacterized protein LOC125535433; translated protein: MHFTHCTPRQMAHHLATYGTTLQIFSFKIANIDLDLRWPLLEWPLKVYGVVAARDNVDRRRNILFLRERGNFQEITQDKPFLSLTGPTRAILAKDPVNLEVQLKLKGPTEPEDRVLITKRCQYSGYHTDNGLYALTLKNCLCTIELSLQQLYRQSVQATFLRVGGFVKGSTTPFIHGGRVACSSPPDEVLVMDSQGIVTEVIDRPSTHVVLLNSHDCDGGNIPIGEEDGYLDLSRHVVSVELKPVRQYSEELEETLKVVIQAYSESGDIAAQAHVKLRPQYCGISQHICDLNGSEVEITIAWSAILRSNKVIP